TTTATTAGCAATATGAGAACAATTTGTGctcatacatacatttgtggctatctgggtactgacgttaactataattctttgtaataattgacgatttgacctcaaatgatgaattattgaggtctagtggacgacaccttgctacctataactattaattattatttaaagattggttattaaacaacattattaaaactaatacaatattttatataattaatactatcaatattttagaatcatcccagacagcacataatACCCAGTAAACACTGATTCGTAACATTTATGTAATCATTATGGAACAATGTTCCACTGTTCTCGTAATAGTTACGTCATTTTCCAGTTACAATTTGGTCAAAATGTCAGCATATTCTGGGCAACAAAatcggaaaaagagagagggaacaTACACATAATggtttcgtataaaataacattactttTACGTATATGAAGTCAcatttacgtataaaataacgttactTTTACGTATAAGCTGACTTTTACGTATAAATTAACGTAAAATGCTCGTATAAAATTACGTATCAGAAAGATTCTTCTTGTAACTATTATGtcgtttttactttatttttcttaaaaaggattTCTTACCGAAGCTAAAATTTAGCCATAACAGCTAAGATGTgtctttaagacgtaataaaaaatacatatgccCCGAAAGCTCACTATGATAACATAGATTGATCCGGTTTCTGTCACCGTGGGTGGTCTGTTTATGTAGCCTTTGgagtgtaaattgcattagGAGAAAGATGCCGCGGGCGTCGCCTAGCGGCAATCCGCGAactacatactttttaaatttatataatatagaataagtTCTAATCGGCTGATATGTAAATAGATTTTACCTGGTTCAAGTAGaatgttattgattttaatagattGCGTATATACTAActacaaaactattttactaaatgcagtatgtaaactaaaaagatataataattacaagaggctataatcaaaatttccgcataattgtaaattatttattatttaacaaattattatttttatttttatttaataaaattatatttcttcttatgcttagtaaataattaataagtaataatagtaacagTGGGAAGTCCAGAATGGATTACAGTGATTCACGTGGCACGGAAGGtgttaaagatatatgatgtcgtaataacattatcacatttatgctacattaacaaaacttttatgttaagCTCATTGAAGTCATCAAAGATACATAATTGTTACGTATTAAACATGATGTCACAATaacattatcacatttatgctgcatttacaaaatttttatattacgctCATTGACGTCatcaaaattacgtaattgttatgtattaaacatgatgtcacaataacattattatatttatgctgcatttacgaaatttttatgttacgcTCATTGACGTTatcaaaattacgtaattgttatgtattaaacatgatgGCGCAATAACATTACAATAGTAACATCACATTTACGAAACATTAACATTTGGCTTATTGAcgtcaacaaaattatgtaaatgttacGTAACTATGCAACGAAAAAGTGACAACACAGACATACGTAACAGTTATAGTCTTGTTATAGTTATAGTCTTGTCAATGACATACTTGTCACATTATTAGTTCGTTGTGCTGGTCTGTAACATTTATgtgcaatatgttttataaatgttccGTAAATGCTCACAGCGTGTTCATTGggtatttatgataaatatttattaatatttattaatatttattttttcaaaatattatataaatattttacacatattttatatacacgaagaacaaaatctttattcaacatattattaaaatatagactaaatattttatataatatttatggtaaataaaagataaagatttgtataagtaatattttgtaaatatttataaatattttataaatatttttataatatttatgataaatttttatgatttgtcaaatctaaaaccacaaaaatatttataaaatatttggataaatattataaatattttataaatattgcgttctgtctgaggtataatttagctttatcaaaagaacagagcaaaaacatatttttataagttattcaacatgttatttcgcatatgtaaaaatcagaaaaaaaactgtaaatttatatttatttataaaaatattagtcagAGTATGCCGacgtcgagataaaatgacgtctaaatgtcgtaaaactgacgtacatttgtctcatcttaacgatgtcatatattgacgtcaaaaatacgtcattattttcatattattgacgtcattttcaaaaaGCTAGTAtcatttgacggtattttattgttatttttatgacaactAGAACAAGACAGgcgcgcgctacgcgcgcgccatttgttcaatttatatgtatacgtacactgaaagaaaaataacatattcaataagatatgttattgcgggctgccaactacagatatactctatacaataatatatgctattgcagtatcaacattgtacttgcattaatagtaaatattattgtattgagtattttatgtagttcgTAGCTCGCAATCActtatgttattggctatattacatttttttctgtgtgtatacatatatgcttatatacattatatgtatataagtatgcatatatatttatatgtatacgagatatataaataaatatatatttctatttctatttctatttatttattttatttttttatttatttttatctatttattaattttctaactacccatctgtttattatttgtttatcagTTTTCCAGCCAtctaggtttttttttttttgatatcgGGGGGGAAATCCTCATGGATAACCTACGACTTTCAGTGAAGGTTATGCCGGACTCTTACCGACTAAAACCCCCTCGGGTGTCTTTGTTTTAACGCTTGGGAATACCTTGGAAATCATAATGGGTTATTTCCAGGGTATCTTTTTGTATAGAACTATTCTGTTAGAAGTTCTGTCACCAAGTATGTGGAAGAAAATCTGGTTTTTTCTTGAatgattttcaagaaaaaggAAATTCTTATATGTAGTAAAGTAGGGACACCATCCTACTAAACTTTTAAGTTGCACAGAACTATTCTATTGATAGTTCCGTCACCAGGAATGTGGAAAAAAACCTGGTTGAAGAAAAGGAACCAGTGAATCACTTTCCCGTTCATTATCGTTGTATACATCTCAAGAGAAACGAAGTCGACAATGATGTCAATTTTTATCCCCGTTAAGTACTTCGcgttataaatatctattcaATTATCGTCTATCTACTTAATCTatgttattgatttatttttaatctatttatttttcttatttcccatgtatctatctttattaatcAGTTTATTTCTTATGTATCTATAGTTTTTATCTACGttcttaataatacaaatagttaaaaacgaaaaaataataaatgttataaatatatttctttatatacataatttttaacattattattatctcgtTGTTTAcctagataaatttttaatgcttgCCAAGAACGAACTCGCGAAAAAGCAACATAAAGTTGTCCATGATTAAAAACATCTTTGCGAAGATCTATTCCTACTCTATCAAATGTTTGTCCTtgagatttattaattgtcataGCAAAGGCTATTTTTATCGGAAATTGTCttcttttaaatgtaaaaggaTATACATTTTCACAGTATAATGTtatacgatttaaaaaaacaatatctcCTGTTTTATCACCAGTTAAAATCTTGCATTTCAATAAATGATCGCCAAGTTCTATGATCATTAATCTAGTACCATTACAAAGTCCTTCATTGATGTTAAGGTTtcttattaacataataatacaatttaatcttaagattaaatatttaaacgtaattcaTGAGGAGAAAGACATGATGGAGAcaaactatttaaatattctggtAATAAAGATTCACCAATATCACCATTATCACCGCAGTTTACAGCACTATCTACACTTGTATAAATTCGTTCTTCTGTTACATTTAGTAATTCAACAACTCGTTTATTAATTTCGTCTACATCAATATTTCTCGCTGAAAGTATCGCACATTTAGCtatcttattaaaatctcttttttgtattaaatcacCATATATATCTGTAACAATATCTGCATCAGATGGAGCTATGCAACATTCAGGAATTTGAATATTGTCATTAGAATCATTCAATTTCCCATCACccatttctattaaaaattttgcaaattcaaTTTCATTTAGAGAAACTCGCatgttttgtattaaagaaaactttttaaaatatttccatatgttactaaatttaatagaaagatttataatttcactTCGAGTACCTCGTACTTTAATTGAAAGAAGTTGTCTAAAATCACCACccaatataacaatttttccacCAAATGGTAAATCATTATTCATAATATCACGGAGTGTTCGATCCATAATATCTAGAGCATATCGTGGTGCCATGGGAGCTTCATCCCAAATAAAgacatctattttttttaaatactgagcttctttagattgaattttaatggcAGATGATGAATCGGCAAATAATGGAACTGGTAATccaaaagttttatgaatGGTTTTTCCAGCAGGAAGTAACGTTGCTGCAATGCCTGTGAAAGCCATTGTACATacacgtttatttttaatttgagctaaataataaatggttgtatatataaatgttttaccaGTTCCTCCTGGACcatcaatataataacaattatcattattataactataattatctaatttgtttaaaattaagtcaACTATATCTTTTTGCTTttcatttaattgattatattgtCTAGTACCAATTTCCATAGCTTGTTCTAATGTCACGTAATCCTCCTCTTCGTTATTTTCTGCTAATTGTTCCATTTGTGGAAAATCAGCAAAGCTTTTTCCTTCAGCTAAAAGCATAGCATTAATTTGTTCGTAAGCTTTTCTTTGTCCTTGTAGTGTACCGAGATGTCTTATATAATCTTCCGATATTGCTACCTTAAAACTTTTCCAAAGTTGTTCAGGATGTAATGGTtgacaatgtaataaaatgcgtacaaataatttacgtaATTGTCGTGGCATCATCCACTCAACAGCTTCATTCATAGCTCGTATCCATTCATCATCATCTTCAATTAAACCTAAAGCTAAACATGTCTCTGAAAATGTTTGATAAGTTTCTCCATTTAcagttcttaaattattaaaacttgtaGCTCCTTTAAtagttagtaataataatcgtaaatgaaataattctatttgtGTTGGACTCACAGAATACATACGACctatgcaattaaaataattatgccgTTTTACCCAGTGTGATACATTTTTGccgttaattttttcttttttgaaagtATAATAGTGTGGAAtttctgtatataaatattttcttgcttCTGTGTCACGTAAATTTAGTgcgaaataatcaattaacatAGTGACTTGATTTACAGCAGTAGTCATTGCTTCTTCAATGGAatcattttcaataattacattttgttcATTTGGCAAATGAACTGGTAAACGAATTATAGAATGACTTTTATCTTGTAACTTTTTACCGAGTATACGCCAGCTAGCTTCTACAGGTCCTACGTAACGAGCTTCGATGTAATCATGTATTTCATCATGATTAATAActgtattatttgttattggtTCAATTGTTATAGCAGCAGCATCATgacctttatatatatacttatataaatatttaaccgaCTTAATGCTGGAAACTATTTCAACATTAATATGGCAATTGAATATAATCGACAAAATAGGACAATATGGAACAACGTTACGATTATCAACTGTATATCCGCCGGGACGTTCAAAAGTTGTACCAGTATTTCGTCGACGATAGTAAGGATAACCATCTTCATCCATCTTGGTTTCCTCCAGAAAATTTCTCGGATAACGCTTTGAGCATTGTCCATTTACTAAACACCAATTGGCACAAGGTCCGTGTATCATATGTTTCATAactatattatgtaaattacaattttctgtTGGATCAGGAATTTCtgcagatatatatttatcgacAATTTGTGgagttgttattttaaaattatgttttaaagttattaacataTGCATATGAGGCAAACCTCGTTTCTGGAATTCAATGACATATACATATGCTGCTACTtcaccaaaaaaattttgtttagtaatcaagtttattaaataatcttttttaatattaaaaacacgtGTACAAATATCAGGTCTATCAGAAGCTTGTTGATCATACAAGAgattttcttcaatttcacGCCATTTTGGATTACAAGTCATTGTGATAAAAAGATCTGGTTTACCAaatttagcaacaattgccattgcatcttgataattttgtaacatattaCGTGGTGAACCGATAAATGTAGAAGGAAGTATAACCATTTTCCCAATATGcccatttaaattatttgccatattttgcatataatcaattaaaccCTGATATGTTTCAGAGCGTAATTCTTTTTGATGAGCTCTACAAAAAttcattctatctttttcaatttttacataattatctaCAAGCCATTGTTGGAATAAACGTCGTCCtaataagaaaacattaaagTCATCACGAATAGCCATGCGATGCTTAATATATTGTCCTCTAGTTATTCGTCTAttactgtttaatttttttaaatgacaatGCCATCCTTGAGTACCATATGGATAAAACAATGGATATATCCATGGTTCAACATTTGGATCCATAGTACTAACGCTTTGTAaagttttagtatttttattgcgTATTGTAACATATGATTCTGGGATTTCTCCATCTGCAGTTGTAGAAAAAACGGCAGCAACTTCATTTATTCTTTGGATATTATATCGACGTCGATCCATTTCAggttttaaagtaaatattaattgtaattctgGTATCGACTCATTAGATAGTAAATGTTGTTGATTTTCTAATTCTTCACTCATCATTTGATATGATTTAGCAAAAATGTTACATTCTCTCATTACATGCTCAAGATTTTGTAAGATTTCGAAATCTAAATTcgaattttcattaaaacggTGATTTATAGCTTCATTTGGATCGACAATAAAAAGTTGCCCATAAGTTGGACTTTCATTTTGTGCAGCGTATAATGctgtattaatttgataatatatttgcccctgtattttaaaacaatatggaCCAGGTCGgtcattttgaaaattaatcaaattagcATTAAATGACGCAAATGAAAATGAAGAATTATAACTACGAATATGTTGAAAGAAGTTATTAGATTTTGCGTGATGTCCATCGAATAAAGCACGTAAAAAATGAGGGAATGTAGGTAAAGGTTCAAGATCTACTGCTCCATGATTGCAACAATCATGAAACGAATTACCTTTATTAGAAACTTTTTCAACAGCAAAATGTTTAGCATTGCAATGAACACATAATACATTCATAGGACCAATATAATGTTGAACTAAATCATTGTTTAATaccatattattaataattaaagggtatgtttttttacgtaaCCGATAACGAGATTGATATTCCGCACATGTAGTACGTTGTGTTACATAATTAGTAGACGATGTACTGGCAATACAAATAGTATCAGacatttcatttattattacattatttttattaactgctgtttttataatttgtcgCCGTTTATATTGAGCTTGTGCTTTATTTTCACGACGTTGTTGTTGcaatttcttttgttcttctatactatattttattgttcgtctaggcattttattaaaatattaacaaatgtgtaagaatatatagtaaataattattaaataaatattaaaaattgtttcttttaatcaatcttttaaactaatttttttaattaaaaatgattgttatcatcatcattattattatcatcatcatcatcatcatcatcatcatcatcatcatcatcatcaacatcactatcattatcattatctttatcattatcattatcatcatcatcatcattattattattattggtaCTAATcggtaataaaagtaatagttTATTGTTAAGtttagagataaataaaatataataaaataaaataaaagaatatatgtatttatgctctatattatgtaatatattgtgtaatatattattaagattaatccgtttttatgttttaatataagaacATATGAAAAAGAGAATCATTGAAAgtgactaaagaaataacattaCTTTCAGCGCAGCTCTTATagcagaaattattattttgttttccccaAAATTGAATGGTGGAacctatatttaattatatataagtaattttggcttttaatgctttttaattttttgaaacatatataaaatatatgtatataattacagtTATGCTGTCGCGATAAACGTTACCCtcgtaacaaaaatatgttaattgtaaCTATGGTCATCTTACCCAAGTTTACCCTATTCGAATTCTGGCTGAAATGTCTTTTTCtcgtaacaaatttatttacagttagGGAAAACAAGGGAACAGGTGCTTGTTAGTATCACACAAGTAAATATTAGCATGAAGATTTAGATTTAATCAAATAGACATATTCTACATGAATTGTGTTttcatatattcaaaatatattctcttattttatatttatgttaaaattggtccttaaaattttttaattaaaattcaatatgtttacttgttattttaatatattactgcgttgtgttaattcaaatgaaaatttatctgttaaatttgataaaaaaagaatattgagTTTGTACTATAATATAAGAGTGACTATTATTTCTTGACATGATCTCTCTCTTTGGTTCTTTGAATATACacgaaaaatacattattttcaaatcaacaatgttattcttatatataggCAAGAatgtaaagtattatttatagaatttgataatcttaaacGGATAACTGCTTAAAACATctacataaaaaatcaatgtttCTGAATGTTTAGAAgaatatcaaattctttaaaatattcttgcttatacataagaataatattgttaatttaaaactaacgtttttttttaattggaaaaaaagattGCGGTTATGCAACCTAAAAGACATATGGAACATTACCAAAGaatcttttaaaactaatGCTTTTTggcaaatattacattttaacatttaattacatattctttttaagCTTAAATGCATTATCACCCAAATGTATGCATACttgaatattttcttactatttaactctttattcatatattattcatatttgtacatattttatgttatacaaaattaaacaatgatataaaattttactaatatataatcatCTAAGCGTGTTGATAACATGGTCATTTTCGAAATctccatattattttatattcatattatattatatacatattattgtgGTAGCCATATTACCCCCGTTTTTCTTCAACTCATTATGCATTAGAGGGGGAAAGGAGGTTCCGTTTGTCTACGTTCTCAATTGCCTACATTTGCttcatttgcaaaaaaattttgcaaaaattccCGATTGCCgatacacaaaaataaaacctcCAATTGACGTCCATTGGACGTCTGTCATGGAAGTTTgaaacttccagtggacgtccattggacatccaaAACAGAGCCATTGAAAATCCATAGTTCCACATTACGTACGTCCACTGGACTTCCACTGGACGTCGTCGTAGGAATTTGGACAGttatcttcaaaattaaaCACAAAGTATGTGAGATATCGCGAAATCCATTATTCCACATTTAATTCATAACcgctttcttttttcaacaataatattattttacttacacacacatatacacacacacgtaattgtatataattctatatatatgtaatttaaatgtaatgtaatgtatatataatttgaaacaaatattaaaaaaaatatttaaacaaaatatttaacgcaaatcttagtattataatataaaattatatttattaaaatataattgtatgttattATAGTGAAATAATAGGTTATGTTGACGGAATGGAGTCACCGCGCATTGTTGGAAATAACcaacaatacaaaatattcaaatttttttaaataatggcaGCGGTAGAAGGATTCAAATCGTAGTCTGGAATGAtgatatagataaaattatacatcacatcaatttaaataatgtaaatattttttatttaaatataaaaataatgtataaaaatgacataaataatataaatatatgtatatataaatgtaattaaatatataaataacataaagattatgatattataaatgaaactggatatattataataataacaatatttaaaatataatataatatgtatgtaataatattttatggtaatattaaaaaaatatatattttactaaaaataattttaatttaagattattcaTTTGGATGGTGTACAAGCTCGAAGCCCCAAAGTAGCTTCTTTTAATAATGGAAACACACCATTCGAACTATTAATTCGTAAAAACACTATTGTATCAAATTTAGGAAAATACGAACCAACTTCAAATTTAGAAATAGAACCAATGGCTATTAAACTAaacgaaataataaatgcaacgCAACGAATCAGTAAGTTCtattaattacacacacacacacacacacacacacacacacacacacacacacacacaatatataaaatattaaaactataaaaaatttaaattaattatataatttaaatacatttacatgatataaaaatttttctaatattttaaaatcttagaaattaatttttacatattatataattcatattatatattccacttttacaaataaatatattactttagtTTTAGAAGCttatgtaaaaacaaattttgctgaggcacataatattaaaaaagatcaaACGATTGGATACGGTTCAATCACGGATGGCATATATAAAGTggaagtacatattttaagttttacaaATGAAGAGTACTTTAAACTTGGAATACGTAAAG
The DNA window shown above is from Monomorium pharaonis isolate MP-MQ-018 unplaced genomic scaffold, ASM1337386v2 scaffold_485, whole genome shotgun sequence and carries:
- the LOC118648518 gene encoding uncharacterized protein LOC118648518, with product MSEELENQQHLLSNESIPELQLIFTLKPEMDRRRYNIQRINEVAAVFSTTADGEIPESYVTIRNKNTKTLQSVSTMDPNVEPWIYPLFYPYGTQGWHCHLKKLNSNRRITRGQYIKHRMAIRDDFNVFLLGRRLFQQWLVDNYVKIEKDRMNFCRAHQKELRSETYQGLIDYMQNMANNLNGHIGKMVILPSTFIGSPRNMLQNYQDAMAIVAKFGKPDLFITMTCNPKWREIEENLLYDQQASDRPDICTQIPDPTENCNLHNIVMKHMIHGPCANWCLVNGQCSKRYPRNFLEETKMDEDGYPYYRRRNTGTTFERPGGYTVDNRNVVPYCPILSIIFNCHINVEIVSSIKSVKYLYKYIYKGHDAAAITIEPITNNTVINHDEIHDYIEARYVGPVEASWRILGKKLQDKSHSIIRLPVHLPNEQNVIIENDSIEEAMTTAVNQVTMLIDYFALNLRDTEARKYLYTEIPHYYTFKKEKINGKNVSHWVKRHNYFNCIGRMYSVSPTQIELFHLRLLLLTIKGATSFNNLRTVNGETYQTFSETCLALGLIEDDDEWIRAMNEAVEWMMPRQLRKLFVRILLHCQPLHPEQLWKSFKVAISEDYIRHLGTLQGQRKAYEQINAMLLAEGKSFADFPQMEQLAENNEEEDYVTLEQAMEIDVFIWDEAPMAPRYALDIMDRTLRDIMNNDLPFGGKIVILGGDFRQLLSIKVREMGDGKLNDSNDNIQIPECCIAPSDADIVTDIYGDLIQKRDFNKIAKCAILSARNIDVDEINKRVVELLNVTEERIYTSVDSAVNCGDNGDI